One window from the genome of Crassostrea angulata isolate pt1a10 chromosome 2, ASM2561291v2, whole genome shotgun sequence encodes:
- the LOC128173484 gene encoding glycoprotein 3-alpha-L-fucosyltransferase A-like — protein sequence MEPIKNIFLVLGFSAVLGIFIFGVLETLEERTIMFIAPTIKRNTAIKTQATLSNVKNGFLYNKTWVILWYNIPSYLNLYVKYSKMKKCEHVRSNCVISTDNSDINNSSVVIFTHSSLPDSPPLKSKFQIWMFNTLENKAYTQRPTTAWKNQFEWIMSYRRNADVPRPYGKIIRLDKRLERNYSEIFRQKTKFGVWMSGHCPVPSRRKIYIEKLQKYIPIDTFGSCGKTKCGTRTVLKNDCLTNLAREYKFYFSFENNICKDYSTEKVFNLYKNDFNLSIIPVVNGPPQASEYLPKGTFLSTLNYASPAALAKKLKEIGSSEILYIKYLKEKDKYNSLDEPEIFREAICNVCQKLDKMEGNKILPKADMIDMFKNDC from the coding sequence ATGGAACCAATAAAGAACATTTTCCTTGTCCTTGGTTTCTCTGCTGTGCTTGGCATATTCATTTTTGGAGTTCTCGAAACCCTAGAAGAAAGAACAATTATGTTCATTGCACCCACAATCAAGAGAAATACAGCTATTAAAACACAGGCCACATTATCCAATGTGAAAAACGGTTTTTTGTATAATAAGACGTGGGTAATTTTATGGTATAACATTCCGTCTTATCTAAATCTCTACGTAAAGTattctaaaatgaaaaagtgtGAACATGTGAGATCAAACTGTGTTATATCAACAGACAACTCTGATATCAATAACAGTAGTGTTGTGATCTTCACACATTCGTCTCTACCAGATTCTCCTCCCCTGAAGAGTAAATTCCAGATATGGATGTTTAATACTCTGGAAAACAAAGCTTATACACAGAGGCCAACTACCGCctggaaaaatcaatttgaatggATCATGTCTTATCGAAGAAATGCTGACGTTCCAAGACCGTATGGTAAAATCATTAGACTGGACAAACGTTTAGAAAGAAATTATTCTGAGATTTTTCGACAAAAGACAAAATTCGGTGTCTGGATGTCTGGTCACTGCCCTGTTCCATCTCGTcgtaaaatatacattgaaaaGTTGCAGAAGTACATACCGATTGACACGTTTGGATCATGTGGTAAGACAAAGTGTGGGACTCGAACTGTGCTaaagaatgattgtttaacgaATCTTGCTAgggaatataaattttatttttccttcgAGAATAACATATGTAAGGATTACTCTACAGAAAAGGTTTTTAACTtgtataaaaatgatttcaacCTTAGCATCATACCGGTTGTAAATGGTCCTCCCCAGGCAAGTGAATATTTACCTAAGGGAACCTTTTTAAGTACATTGAATTATGCTTCTCCAGCGGCGTTGGCAAAAAAGCTTAAAGAAATCGGATCAagtgaaattttatatattaaatatctgaaagaaaaagataaataCAATTCATTAGATGAACCTGAGATTTTTCGAGAAGCGATATGTAATGTTTGTCAGAAACTAGATAAGATGGAAGGGAACAAAATTTTGCCAAAAGCGGATATGATAgacatgtttaaaaatgattgttaa
- the LOC128173269 gene encoding uncharacterized protein LOC128173269: MHLRIIAIAAVLCLSVVLVQAGYTRGPVPGPSKSIIYRNIHPLYPAPVSHGLSRIHVVHIHNYRGRGGSSSSKSSKKSRKGKSSGYKKRKYRRYRKYGLRYRRATEDLGGKSSRSSQGY, translated from the exons ATGCATCTCAGAATCATCGCCATCGCTGCCGTTCTTTGCCTGTCAGTAGTACTGGTCCAGGCTGGGT ACACTAGAGGACCTGTACCTGGACCT AGCAAATCGATTATCTACAGAAATATCCATCCGCTGTATCCAGCCCCTGTATCACACGGTTTATCACGTATTCATGTGGTCCACATCCACAACTACAGAGGCAGGGGCGGATCTAGCAGCAGCAAAAGTAGCAAAAAAAGCAGGAAAGGCAAAAGCAGCGGGTACAAGAAAAGGAAATACAGGAGATACAGGAAATACGGATTGAGGTACAGGAGGGCGACCGAGGATCTCGGAGGAAAAAGCAGCCGTAGCAGCCAGGGGTACTGA